The sequence GGCCTCCTCAGGCCCGAGGTTCTGGGGCTTCGTCACTGGAGGAACCACTCCCGCCGCCATCGCCGGTGATTGGCTCACCTCCATTTATGATCAGAATACGCAAACGACCAAAGGCCATGGTGATGTGTCTGCCATCATCGAAAAGGAAACGATCCATTTGCTGCTAGCGCTACTCCAATTACCAAAAGACTACCTTGGGGGATTCGTCTCCGGTGCTACCATGTCAAATTTCACCTGTCTGGCCACCGCCCGGCAATGGATAGGCCATCAGCTCGGGAAGGATTTTGCCAAAGACGGGGTGAGTGAAACCGTTCCTATTCTCTCCGCCACCCCCCATTCTTCATCTGTCAAATCCTTGGCAATGTTAGGATTGGGCAGTAAAAACATCATAAGCATCCACACCAAAAGTGGCGACAGGGAAGCAATGGACATCGATCACCTGGAAAGTACCATTGAAAGCCTCGATGGGAAACCATTTATTCTTATTTCAAGTGCTGGCACTGTCAATACCGTTGATTTTGATGACTTTTCTGCCATAGCGAAGCTCAAGGAAAGACACCCCTTTTGGTGGCATATAGATGCAGCTTTTGGTGGGTTTGCAGCTTGTTCGCCTGCCCATGAGCATTTATTGACCGACTGGGAAAACGCAGACAGCATTACCCTTGATGGCCACAAGTGGCTAAATGTCCCCTATGAAAGCGGGATATTCCTCATAAAAGAAAAACACCAATTGCTCCAGGTTTCTTCCTTCCAAAACTCCAATGCACCGTACCTGGGAGACCCCATGGCCAATTTCAATTACCTCAACCTCCTGCCCGAAAATTCCAGACGGCTAAAAGCCCTTCCGGCCTGGTTTACCCTCACCTCGTATGGACGTAAGGGCTATCAGGAAATCGTGGAAAACTGCATCTCATTGGCAAAGCAGTTTGGCCAAGCTATTGAGGAGAATGTGCATTGTGAACTCTTGGCCCCCGTGAGGCTGAACACGGTTTGCTTTTGTTTAAAAAATGAGGCAGAGTCCATTTCCTTTTTAGATAAATTAAACGCCACAGGAAAAGTATTTATGACGCCTACTGTTTATAAGGAAAGGAAAGCGATCAGGGCGGCTTTTGTTAACTTCAGAACCACCAAAGAAGATATTTCCGCTGTCCTAAAACTAATGAATTAAAAGAGTTATCATCTTTGTTAATTGGAAGGAATAGTATCATATAGACAAGTAAATCCTAATTTAACAGTATATTCCTCATTAACCTCAAGAATAAATGAATTACTAGACTTATTCACTATATCCGACACTTCCAATTTTTCAAAATCTTTGTTGTTCTCTTCCAGATCAAAATGTACTTCATAAGTATCATCCCCATTTTCAATTTTCACAATCTTATATCCATGATTATTATAATCAATGAATTTTTCTTTAACCCTTCCATCAGTGATTTTTTCATTAAAAAAATCATGATGTAACTTGCAATTTATATCCTGCCGAGGAAATTCATCAAATTCGCCTACTAGCCATAAAAAAATAGTAAAGAAAATTACTAGTAACATTAGTATTAAATGATAATTATATCTTTTCATTACTACCATATTCTTGTTTTACAGGTTTGATAAATAACTACTTTATCAATTGGAGTAGAAATATTGTGCTGGATTTGTGAATCAGTATCCTTTGCCCAAGCACAACATTATATCATGATGCTGATTCTTATTTTACTCCTTCACATGGCATGCCCCAACTATTCTCTACTAGGCAATCACTGCTAGTAGTAAATTTTCAAGTTAAACTAGTCTTGGTTCTTTACCCTTTTTCTCTAATCTTACTACTTCATACTTTAAACCTCACTTTTCTCTTACCATTTTCTGCTGAAACTTTTCCCTGATCACCTCCTGCACCGGGCGGTTTTGGATTTTGCTGTCCAGCCAAGAAATGATGTCCAAATACAAGAAAGCCCGCTTTTCGTATGGATGATTTTCGTACTGTATCAGCTTATCCCTCAGCTCCTTAAAGGCAGATTTCAGCTCATATTCATAAATCCTGTTGAGCTTTCTGACGAATTGCATCATCTCTTGCTGTACCAAATGCAAATCTTGCATTTTGATCAGAAAACGATAGACATTCCTGATCTGTTGCTCCAAATTATCGTCCAAGCCTTCCTCATAACTGGCGATCAGTTTAAGAATATGAGCAAAGCACTGCAAATCCTCCCTGAGCCCATCCCCAGTATGGCTGATCACCTCATCCAAATGCCTGATGGCCCCTAAATTGTCACCACTTCCGAAATACAAACACGCGATCTTATAGTGAAGCACGACCACGTGGTGAACATCCAACTTTGACCGAAGGTCTTTCATTTCTTTAAGCAAGGAAGGTATCACTTTCTCCACACCCAGACTAAAGTCACCAATCAAGAAATAATAGTTGATGCTATTGGAATAAAAATAGAGGAAAGCCAATATCCTGCAATTATCATCCATCCTAAAATCATCATTTTCCAAACTGTCTTTAAACTGCTCAAAAACGATGATAAACCGATCGTATTGCTGCAAATAGAACAACGTATCCAACAAGTAATGGTAGGCTTTCAGGTAATTACCTGTGGCCACTTTTTTCATTTGTGGATGGGTCTGATACAGCCCTACCCATCGCTGCGCCGCCCGGTAGCAAAGCGGAAAGTCCTGTAAAATATGGTAAAACCAAACCTGTGACTGAAAGAGGTACAGTTTTTCGTAAAAGTTCAACTTATCCAGTTCGTAATCTGGCATGTTTTTGAGGTAATAGGCTTCTACCAACCTCCTGTCGTATTCGTCTTTGACATGCCCCATTTTGAGATAAAGCCCATAAAGCTGTAGCGAGAGGTTACTCAAGGTGTTCTTTAGCGAAGCACTGCCGACAAGGTCTTTGGCCTCATTGGCCAATATCTCCGCCCGGTCGCGCATACTGCGGGTAATATGCTGCGACTCGATTACCTTCTCCAGTTCCACTATCCGCAGCATGATGGTATCCAAAAAGTATTTCTTTGCAGTCTGCTTAGCCTTATCCAGCAGCTTCAAGCTTTGCTTATAAAGTCCCTTGTTATATAAGATACGAGCAAAATCAATTTGCTCGTTTAGCTGCAATTCCACATTATGATCAGCATAAATCAGTCGCAAACTCACCAAAATCTGCTTGTACAAATGCGACTTCATATTGGCCAGCTGCTTCTTGGTCACCGGCGTCTTTGCGATCAGGTACGGCTCATCGTACACCTGCATCTTGTCCATGACATCAAAAAGCTTTACAAACTTGGCATTTTCATTTGCTCCAAATCGCTTCGCGTACAACTTAAACCCACGCTTCTCAGAAGCACTCAGGGATTTAATTAAAATAAATACACTATCTTTTTCTTTATCAGACATCGGTAAATTTTTACACCTAAACAACTGTAATACAGTTATTTAAATAAAACATATCGCATTCAGACATTGGACAAATAAAGGTAAGTCAATTTACAATCAAACCATAAGATTTTACTTTAGATTTTAGAATAAAAACTCAGATTATGGATAAACGACAAGTATTGATCTTTGACACCACCTTAAGGGACGGAGAGCAAGTCCCTGGCTGTAAGTTGAACACCCCGCAAAAAATCGAAATTGCACGACAGCTGGAAAGTCTGGGCGTGGATGTGATCGAGGCAGGTTTTCCGATTTCCAGTCCAGGAGACTTTAAATCAGTCGTAGAAATTTCTAAAAGCGTTTCTGAACCGATCATCTGTGGCCTTTCCCGTGGCGTGGCCAAGGACATAGAAGTGGCTGCTGAAGCCCTAAAATATGCCAAAAGACCTCGAATTCACACAGGAATCGGTACTTCCCCTTCCCATATCAAATATAAATTTAAGAGTACGCCTGATCAGATCCTGGAACGGGCCGTAGCAGCTGTAAAACATGCCAAATCTTTTGTAGAAGACGTCGAGTTCTATGCCGAAGACGCCGGAAGAACAGACAACGAATACCTTGCTCGCATTTGCGAAGCAGTGGTCAAAGCCGGTGCTACCGTCCTAAACATTCCTGACACCACTGGCTACTGCCTGCCAGATGAATACGGTGCCAAGATAAAATACCTCATGGACAATGTAAAGGGCATAGAGAATGTCATCATCTCGGCCCACTGCCATAATGACCTCGGACTCGCCACTGCCAACTCCATATCTGCCGTTATGAACGGAGCACGCCAAATCGAATGTACCATCAACGGCATTGGAGAAAGAGCCGGCAACACCTCTCTTGAGGAAGTCGCCATGATCATGAAACAGCACCCTAGACTCAACGTCTATAATAAAATCAATTCCAGACTGCTAAACCCGATCTCCAGACTCGTTTCTGAACGTATGGGAATGCACGTGCAGCCCAATAAGGCCATCGTAGGGTCGAATGCCTTTGCCCACTCTTCCGGTATTCACCAAGACGGTGTCATCAAAAACCGCGAAACTTACGAAATCATTGACCCGGAAGAAGTAGGGGTAACCGAATCCATGATTGTCCTAACGGCTAGAAGTGGTAGAGCGGCATTGGCTTTCAGGCTCCATAAAATTGGTTATACCATTACCAAGCTTCAGTTGGATGACATCTACCAACTTTTCCTTGAACATGCCGATATGAAAAAAGAAATTACCGATGAAGATCTTCATGAAATCATGAAAGTCTCCAGCGTCCCTGGAAACGTGGAAGCTTAATCACTGAAGATCAATTATCCATAAAAAAATCCAGCAGGTTGATTCCTGCTGGATTTTTTTATAAAATTTGAATTAGTATTTTTTACTATTTGCCTCCCATATTGTTAGGCATAAGGTTTCCCAATGCACGCTGGGCACCTCCCATTTTATTCATTTGCTTCATCATCTTTCTCATGTCCCGGAATTGCTTCATAAGGTTATTGACCTCTTGAATAGACCTGCCGCTTCCATCTGCAATTCGTTTTCTCCTACTTCCATCGATCACATCAGGGTTCTCTCTTTCCAATGGGGTCATACTCCTGATGATGGCTTCTATGGGTTTGAAAGAATCATCGTCTATATCCAGGCCTTTGATCATTTTCCCCATCCCTGGGATCATACCCATCAAATCCTTTAGATTCCCCATCTTTTTGATCTGCTCTATTTGGGAAAGGAAATCATCAAAATTAAACTGGTTCTTACGGATTTTGGCATTGATCCGCTTGGCTTCGTCTTCGTCAAAACTCTGCTGTGCTTTCTCCACCAAAGACACCACATCTCCCATCCCCAGGATCCTTTGGGCCATCCTGTCCGGGTAGAACACGTCCAGGTTTTCCATTTTTTCGCCTGTGGAAATAAACTTGATTGGCTTATCCACGACGTGACGGATGGAAATGGCGGCACCACCACGGGTATCACCATCCAGTTTGGTCAGTACTACCCCATCAAAATCCAATCGCTCATCAAAGGTCTTTGCAGTATTTACCGCATCCTGACCAGTCATGGAGTCTACGACGAAAAGTGTCTCGGCAGGATCTAGGTTTTCCTTCAAGTCCGAGATCTCATTCATCATCTGTTCATCGACCGCAAGACGACCTGCCGTATCGACGATGACGTTTTTCTTTCCGTTCTTTTTGGCGTATGCAATGGCTTTGGAAGCAATATCCAAAGCGTTTTTATTTTCTGGTTCAGCGTAAACCTCTACTCCGATCTGCTCACCCAAAGTCTTCAGCTGCTCAATGGCCGCAGGACGATAAATATCACAGGCTACCAAAAGCACCTGGCGTCCTTGTTTCTTCAGGTGCGTGGCCAGCTTACCTGAGAAGGTGGTTTTACCAGAACCTTGGAGCCCTGAGATCAAAATCACATTGGGATCACCCTTGAGGTTGATGTCCTCTTTGGTTCCCCCCATCAGTTTGGTCAGCTCTTCCTGCGTAATCTTAACGAGTAACTGGCCCGGAGAAACAGAGATCAATACATCCCTTCCAAGTGCCTCGCTCTTGATCGTATCAGTAACCTCCTTCGCTACTTTATAGTTTACGTCTGCATCGATCAACGCCCTACGGATTTCCTTTACGGTGGTCGCGACATTGATTTCGGTAATCTTACCGGTCCCCTTAAGGGTCTTAAACGCTCTATCTAGTTTATAACTAAGATTATCAAACATGGGTTCTTTCCTTCTATTTTACTGCAAAAATACAATAAATAAATTTCTATCGAAGGCCTAGGTTATTTATTCGCCCAATTCTTTTGATTTCTGGCTCCATTTTTCTGTATCTAGACAAATCCCCCACCAAAAAACAATTCTCCCAACCCCATCAAACAGGATAAACACTCCCTTCAACCCAAACTGGCAATTTAAATTTGATATAGGTAATATTCACAAGATCAAAAGCAAAATATGATTTCCAAACGTTCATTTACATTATAAAACAAAAAATACCGTAATCACGGTATTTTGTTTTATGAAATTATCTCGTACCTTAGAAGTACTGTTTCACTTTTTTATATCTCGAAGTAATAAAAATTACTTAACTTTTAATTTTTAATCCTTAAAAAGAAAAACCGCTGGTTTGATCAGCGGTTTTTTTTGCGCTTGGCCTTAAGATTGGATTAAGCGGTAAAGCTTGGGGCAATTTACACCATAATGAAAATTGGTGGTTCCCCCAGGGCAAACACTTTTTAACTATTAGTAAAGAGATGTCAGCCTGAATTAAAGGACTTCAAGGGGCTAAAAGTGATTTCCCTGATGGTTTTCAAGTTTGGCAAACGCATTTAGTGCTAATTTCGTGTAAAGGAGCTATCATCCGTGCCGCTGGCACTCCTTCGGGAGGTTAAAGAGTGCTTAAGTTCCTGCGGATGAATCCACAGGTTACAAAATTTATCGTGCCGCTGGCACTTTGCCCCGATTTGTACATTGGAAACTGCAGTAGCCTATGGTGCCGAATGGCGGAATAGGCTGAGAGTGATTAGTTGATTTGGATCGTACAAGGCGTCGCAGCTATCTGCTCATGCAAAATGGTTGGCTTGGTTGAGGTTAAACCCTGAATACGCGCTGGCAACTGAGCATCCTGCCTAATCCGCCCTTGGCGAAGGGGCATATAGAAGGAGCAAGTGACAACCTACATCAAAAATGATTGCACACAAAAGGGTAAGTTCCGTAGGAACGGCAGATATAAATGCAAATAGGATTTTTTTTAAAAGGCGTTTGCCCTGTGGAGGAAGTCCATCGTTTTAACGGTATGAAATTTTCTTTTATAAGAACATGTCAACATTCATCCCCACAGAAATATTGCTTGATCCCATTGATCATCAAGAAGGGGTTTACCGTAGTGCTGAGCTGGGCTTT comes from Echinicola vietnamensis DSM 17526 and encodes:
- a CDS encoding pyridoxal phosphate-dependent decarboxylase family protein, with amino-acid sequence MHKSIENDLDQLETLLTAVQAKAMDYLSTLAERPTSSNHQVSNMGELPEEGSGTLHALDLFSERFEPLMVASSGPRFWGFVTGGTTPAAIAGDWLTSIYDQNTQTTKGHGDVSAIIEKETIHLLLALLQLPKDYLGGFVSGATMSNFTCLATARQWIGHQLGKDFAKDGVSETVPILSATPHSSSVKSLAMLGLGSKNIISIHTKSGDREAMDIDHLESTIESLDGKPFILISSAGTVNTVDFDDFSAIAKLKERHPFWWHIDAAFGGFAACSPAHEHLLTDWENADSITLDGHKWLNVPYESGIFLIKEKHQLLQVSSFQNSNAPYLGDPMANFNYLNLLPENSRRLKALPAWFTLTSYGRKGYQEIVENCISLAKQFGQAIEENVHCELLAPVRLNTVCFCLKNEAESISFLDKLNATGKVFMTPTVYKERKAIRAAFVNFRTTKEDISAVLKLMN
- a CDS encoding 2-isopropylmalate synthase encodes the protein MDKRQVLIFDTTLRDGEQVPGCKLNTPQKIEIARQLESLGVDVIEAGFPISSPGDFKSVVEISKSVSEPIICGLSRGVAKDIEVAAEALKYAKRPRIHTGIGTSPSHIKYKFKSTPDQILERAVAAVKHAKSFVEDVEFYAEDAGRTDNEYLARICEAVVKAGATVLNIPDTTGYCLPDEYGAKIKYLMDNVKGIENVIISAHCHNDLGLATANSISAVMNGARQIECTINGIGERAGNTSLEEVAMIMKQHPRLNVYNKINSRLLNPISRLVSERMGMHVQPNKAIVGSNAFAHSSGIHQDGVIKNRETYEIIDPEEVGVTESMIVLTARSGRAALAFRLHKIGYTITKLQLDDIYQLFLEHADMKKEITDEDLHEIMKVSSVPGNVEA
- the ffh gene encoding signal recognition particle protein, which codes for MFDNLSYKLDRAFKTLKGTGKITEINVATTVKEIRRALIDADVNYKVAKEVTDTIKSEALGRDVLISVSPGQLLVKITQEELTKLMGGTKEDINLKGDPNVILISGLQGSGKTTFSGKLATHLKKQGRQVLLVACDIYRPAAIEQLKTLGEQIGVEVYAEPENKNALDIASKAIAYAKKNGKKNVIVDTAGRLAVDEQMMNEISDLKENLDPAETLFVVDSMTGQDAVNTAKTFDERLDFDGVVLTKLDGDTRGGAAISIRHVVDKPIKFISTGEKMENLDVFYPDRMAQRILGMGDVVSLVEKAQQSFDEDEAKRINAKIRKNQFNFDDFLSQIEQIKKMGNLKDLMGMIPGMGKMIKGLDIDDDSFKPIEAIIRSMTPLERENPDVIDGSRRKRIADGSGRSIQEVNNLMKQFRDMRKMMKQMNKMGGAQRALGNLMPNNMGGK